Within Actinoplanes sp. L3-i22, the genomic segment AGCGCGGCGAGACCAGCGAGAAGCAGGCCGCCAAGGCCCGGCAGACCGAGAAGATGATCGAGCGGCTGGACGTGGTCGAGGAGCCCCGCAAGGAGTGGGAGCTCCGGATGGAGATCGCGGTCGCGCCGCGGGCCGGGGCGGTGGTGGCGACCCTGCGGGACGCGGTCGTGCGGCGCGGGTCGTTCACGCTCGGCCCGGTCACCGTGCAGATCGACTGGGGCGACCGGGTCGCGATCACCGGGGCGAACGGCGCCGGGAAGTCGACGCTGCTCGCCGCCCTGCTCGGCCGGCTCGACCTGGACTCCGGGACCCAGCACCTCGGCCCGGGGGTCGTGGTCGGCGAGGTCGATCAGGCGCGCGGGCTGTTCCTGGGGTCGTCGTCGCTGGTCCGCGCGTTCGGTGACGCCGTGCCGACCTGGGCGGACGCCGACGTGCGCACGCTGCTCGCCAAGTTCGGCCTGAAGTCCGGCCACGTGATGCGCCCCGCCGAGTCGCTCTCCCCCGGCGAGCGCACCCGGGCCGCGCTGGCCCTGCTGCAGGCCCGCGGGGTGAACCTGCTCGTCCTCGACGAGCCGACCAACCACCTCGACCTGCCGGCCATCGAGCAGCTGGAATCCGCGCTGGCCGGCTACACCGGGACGTTGCTGCTGGTCACCCACGACCGACGGATGCTCGCGGCGGTCCAGACGAACCGGCACCTCGAGGTCGGCGACGGCCGGGTCACCGGCTAGGTTGACGGAGTGAGCACGATCATCACCTTCTACACGGCCGCCGACGACGACGCGGCGGAGGAGCCCGGGCCCGGCCGCGACGCGGTGCGGTTCGAGGGCTTCGACGTCTTCGCGTCCCTCGAGGAGTGGGAGAGCCTGCTGCTCGACCGGTCGGGCGACGAGGTGGACGGGCCCGAGCAGGTCAACGACGAGGTGTCGCCGATCATCCTGGCCTTCCTGCCCCGGCTCGCCAAGGCCCTCGCCGCAGCGAACCCGGCCGCCCTCGGCGACCTCACCCGGCGGTGGGTGGCGGCCCGCGCGAAGGACGGGGAGACCCTGGACCCGGCGCTGGCCCGGCGGGTCCTCGACGCGGTGGCCGCGCTGGCGCGGTCGCGGCGCAAGCTCTACTGCCAGGTCGCCTGATCAGAGCACGCGTGCCAAGCCGCACGACGACGGTCAGCCGGCCGCGGGTTTGATCCTGGCCAGGAGCGCGGCCGCCTCGGCCGCCGGCAGCTCGGCGGTGACCTGGACCGACGGGATCATCAGCGGGTAGGCGCGGCCGACGTTCCAGCTCCGGGTGTATGGCGCCGGATCGACGACCGCCACGCGGACGCCGTCGAGGTGCGGGATGTCGGCGGGCCGGCCCTCGTTCCAGATCCAGGCGCCGTCCGCGTCGGCCAGGTTGAAGTTGCCGCTGATGCCGCCGGGCACGTCCATCCCACCGGTGGACGCGGCGGCGACCTCGGCCGGGCTGGGCGCGGAGCCGGGCAGCACCTCGGCGGGAAGTGCCGCCGCGAGCAGCGTGTGCAGCTGGAAGTTGTCGCCGATGCCGGCGATCGTGACCCGGAACGCGCGGCCCGAGGCGCGGGCCACGACCAGCAGCGTCTCGTCGTCGAGGACCTGGAGCAGGCCGTGCAGCCACTGCGCGGCGTCGAAGTACTCCGCGGCGGCGGCGACCGCGGCGGTCAGCTCGGCGCGTTGCGGCAGCGCGGCCCGCACGTCGTGGCGCTGGGACAGGAACAGCACCGGCTGCACCCAGTCGTTCGCGGTGAACCACGCCTCGCCGGCCAGCCGGTGCTCCGGCGGCAGGCTCGCCAGGACCGGGCCGATCGCGGCCTCGTCCTCCGGGTCGGGCAGCTGATCGTCGTCGCCGACGAGCTGCCGGAACTGCTCGGCCGCGGCCAGGACCTCGATCGCCCGGGTGGTGAGCACCGGCAGGATCGCCTCGATCTCGCCGCTCTCGCCGGCCATCCCGCCGGCCAGCTGGGCCAGCGAGCTGCCGATCCCGAACGGGATGCTCGCCAGCACCGGCGCGATCCGGGTCAGCGCCGCGCCGACCTGCTCGGGTGCCGACCTGGGCGTGGTCTTCGCCAGGCCCTGCAACGCTTCGTGGAACCGGTCGGCGTCCCGGGCGGCGTGCGCGGCCACCAGGACGTCGGCGTATTTGACGACATTCTTTCCGAACATCCGATCACGCTACTGGGGCGGTCAACCCCGGGCTGAGCGGGCTCTCGTTGCCGTTGCGGTCGACCGCGCTCAGGCAGTACGTGCCGTTCGCGACCGGGTACCGATCGGCGATCTCGGCGCCGGCGCGACCGGTGGCGACCAGGCCGGCCGGCCCGCCGGTGGTGCGGTAGAGCGCCCAGTTCGTGGTGGCCACGCCGCTCTGCGTGAAGATCAGCTTGCCGGTGGCGTCGCGGCGGACGGCGGTCAGCTGGGGCGTCGCCGGGGCGGCCGCGGTCAGCCGGGCCAGCCGGGGCTGCAGCGCCGGGGAGTTGTAGAACGCCTTGCGGTACCGGGTGACCGCGCCGAGCTTGTCGTCCCGCACCTGGGTGGCGCTGAAGTGGATCTCGCCCTGCGCGCCGAGCTGCCGGTTGAGGGTCATCTCCCGGCTCAGCATGGTGGGTTTGCTCCAGTCGTTCTTCTCGCCCACCCGGTAGTCCGCCATGCCGATGTAGAGCTGGACGTTCGTGCCCTTCGTCAGCGCCGTCCACCATTTCAGCATGGTGGTGTAATCGGCCTTGTCGAACCCGATCGTCCAGTACAACTGCGGCGCGATGTAGTCCAGCCAGCCGGACTGCACCCATTTCCGGGTGTCGGCGTAAATGGTGTCGTAGCTCTCCAGCCCGTTGGAGGCCGAGCCCTTCACATCGGTGGCCTTGTTGCGCCAGATGCCGAACGGACTGATCCCGAACCTGACCCACGGCTTGGTCTGCTGGAGCCGGTCGTGCATCTCCTGGACCAGGACGTTCACGTTCTCCCGGCGCCAGTCGGACTTGGACCTGCCGGCGCCGTACTTCTTGAACGAGGCGGCGTCCGGGAAGTCCTCGTTCGTGCCCTCCGGGTACGGGTAGAAGAAGTCGTCGAAGTGCACGCCGTCGACGTCGTACTTCTGCACCGCCTCGAGCATCGAGTCCTCGACGAACTTACGCGCCTCGGGAATTCCCGGGTCGAAGTAGAAACGGCCGGTCTTGCCCTTCGGATAGGCGACCCGCCATTCCGGGTGCAGACGCAGAGGATGATTCGGCGCGAGCTTGGCGGCGTCGGTGCCGACGCCGCTCGGGGCCG encodes:
- a CDS encoding glycoside hydrolase family 10 protein, whose product is MTGVQRLRLGLLLSVVLIAALAIGAGLVRAAFYQASAAAPVNGGAGAVAGTTGQCAGQPARATRELRGMWLTTVYNLDFPSKPGLSEDKVKSEYEKWLDLAVAQNHNAIFVHVRPSGDAFWPSAYAPWSNWLTGRFDGKSPGWDPMAFMVSEAHARGLEFHAWFNPYRGTQPAPSGVGTDAAKLAPNHPLRLHPEWRVAYPKGKTGRFYFDPGIPEARKFVEDSMLEAVQKYDVDGVHFDDFFYPYPEGTNEDFPDAASFKKYGAGRSKSDWRRENVNVLVQEMHDRLQQTKPWVRFGISPFGIWRNKATDVKGSASNGLESYDTIYADTRKWVQSGWLDYIAPQLYWTIGFDKADYTTMLKWWTALTKGTNVQLYIGMADYRVGEKNDWSKPTMLSREMTLNRQLGAQGEIHFSATQVRDDKLGAVTRYRKAFYNSPALQPRLARLTAAAPATPQLTAVRRDATGKLIFTQSGVATTNWALYRTTGGPAGLVATGRAGAEIADRYPVANGTYCLSAVDRNGNESPLSPGLTAPVA